The sequence below is a genomic window from Neoarius graeffei isolate fNeoGra1 chromosome 4, fNeoGra1.pri, whole genome shotgun sequence.
acgttttgcaacatcaatcttttttcattcttcaacaatgacctcttttagtgactggatgctggatggagagcgatgctcaacttgtctcttcagaattccccaaagaaaatttctttccatcacaaaggtgaaggctacaagatcagcaaagctttacttatcagtcagaatactgtagcaaaagtggtacaaaattttaagaaagatggaactgcaaccgtctcacagagacgtccaggtcgtccacggaagttaacacctcgacaggagcgtcttctgatgggaagggttgaagaaaatcggcgtgcgagttcactgcagttatctaaagaagtagaaagccaaactggggtgactatttcccgtgacacaatacagcgtacacggcagaggaatggcatgcatggatgccgtccacgaaagaagcctctcctaaagcccaggcacaaaaaagcccgcttagagtttgccagggcccatgctgacaaagatgaagactacttttTTGATTTTCATCAAAAAGTAGCTCAAAATGGCTTGGATCGCATCTCTGCGCTTCCCTGAAATTTGGTTTCTGGGTCCCGCTGACCTCCGGCCTAATGGGAAGCCTCGGTCTGCTTGGAGGCGCTCCTCTTTTTCATTTGTCCGTGTTGGCATCTCTgtattggagactccttccataaatgttttgtttatttatttaaatttgtgTGGAGCATCTGCCACACAAGTAGCTCTGCATGTTACTATAAAAACAATCATGGGTAACTAATTGATGACCTACTGGCCAATCGGATTTGAGGATGTATTGAGGCTGTGGTATCAAGGAGAATAAATTTTACCCATAAATCAAGTATTAATGCGTTCTGAAATTGACAAAATTCATTGCTTGTCCTGTAAGCTTAACGTACATCTAATCTGTATCTTTTTTTTTGACATGCAGGTGAATAACAAACTGCCCTTGTATTTAGATCCTCTGTGGAAAGAAAGCTTCAGCCCTCTGTCCTGGTCCTCTTCATCCTCGTCGTCTTCAGATGATCTGTGGGCTCGCAGAGATGTGGAGAAGAGGACGGACTCGGGCCTGTCTGGTCTGGGAGAGGCCAGTTACAGGCCCACACCACTGACCTCCTCACCGTGTGTGTATAGCTTTAAGTTGAGAGATGCACTGATGCCGTCAAGTTTAAACGTGGTCTGTCTTAGAGCAGCGTTTAACTCGATTAATTTTTCTAAATGCATTTTACTTTTAGTCATCAGTGTGGGGTAAAATCTATATTACTGTGGATGGGTAATTTTTGTAAGCTATAATTTCAGCCAAGTTTAATTCCCATCATGCCTTGTTTCAGATCACCCGGAACGTGTGACCTCGACCTATGCTCAGGGAGCTCGACCTAAAGAGAGCCTGTACTCTTCGTCCCGCAGGGAGAACAGCACCTCATCCAGCCGCCGTCTTTCCTCCGACTATGTCCCGTCCTCGCGAAGGCTGGTATCCGACTACCAGCCCAGCCCCCGCCTCTCCCGTGATTCAACTCGAAACTCCACCCCCCTCTCTGACTCCTTCTCCCATTCCTCCTGGAGCTTATCCAATTTCACACCTCTATCCAGCTCGAGCTCGCCTCCATCTAGCCCTGCTCCTGTGCCAAACCCCACCTCTGAGGGCGGAGACTCAGATGGCAGAAGCACGACACGCCGACTGTTATCCCGCCTCTTTTCGAGACGCTCCAGCCAGGAGTCGAGCTCTGCCTTGAGATCTTTTGACTCCGGGACTGAGGAGGCGCCCCCGTGCGAGCCCCAAGTTGCAgccagagagagggagaactcTGAGACGGAGCTGAGGAGCTCCTGGCTCAGCTGGAACCGCTGCAACCCGCTATTCTCCCGCCGCAGGAGAGAGGGACGGGACGAGAGTGCTCGAATGGACTCCCACTCGTCCGTACACATCCCTCTCGCTAGCCCTGATGGTGCGAGGAAAACGTCCAGTCAGGAAGAAGCAGCAGAGGaggatgaagaggaggaggaagaggatgaCGAAGTGTCAGAAGGAGCGACGGCTGCTCCTCCAACCAGAGCCTCGGGACTCTCCTCTCTATTGCACGAAGCTGCACATGTTCCTGGGCGGAGCCCTGGGGTTTCCCGGGTGATGACTGGGCCTCTGTTCCGCCTGCCCCAGCATGTGATTATAGGATTGGATGGACTGAATCGGGCCGAGGCGCAAGGGAAAGACAAACCCGCCCCCTCTCGAGATCCGGAGAGACTTCGCAAGATTCAGGAGAGGTCAGAACATGGCTTCCAAAGAAGAGGCATTTGTTTGTTATCGCTTCCTTATTTATTATAACTTTGGCTGTATTTGTCCCTTTTTCTCGGTAGCCTCCTGCTGGAGGACTCTGATGAGGACGAAGGGGATCTTTGCAGGATCTGTCAGATGGGAGAGACCTCGAGCTTGAACCCGCTCATCGAGCCGTGCAGGTGTACAGGCAGCCTGCAGTACGTTCACCAGGACTGCATCAAGAAGTGgctccgctccaaaatcagctCCGGTGAGAACTTCACCTGTCCCCTTTACTCAACCTtcatgccacttttttttttttttggtaaacttGTTTACCAGGTTAATATGCATCCATTTAAAAGGTGGGTTGGGGGGGTTTAATCAGGAGAGTTTGGGGGAGGAGGAGAAGTCATTTTCCTGTAATGATTTGGGCAAATAAAAAATTGCTCTGAAAATAAAACACGAATATGACCGAAGTTCTCAAGTGTCTGCGGTCTCCTCTTTTCTATGTGTTGATGGTAATGAGGATTTCTCTTTTATGTCAAAATGCATCTCAACTCCGTTCATTTGCGTCCGAATCGCCATCCTGGGATTAGTGGTTGCGTCTcatgcactacgttcagactgcaacctgaaacgacccatatctgatttgttatgaaatccgatttttttttgttaggccgttcacattaccaattatatgagacttgtatgcgatctccaatatgaacggaaaacgacccaaaagtgtccctcatgcgcaaattgacacgtaataagcacatctacgtaatgcgtaaacaaaaaaaaagcgcactcttcaagtttgcaagtaaagcatggagatgaggcgagacctggcgatgtggtttttgtggcggcggcggaactcacacaataatctgattaatgtgggcagcagactaatgagaccgaaggtgtcaaattactggaaatttccagaacaatcttatcttgtaatacaggatggtttaagttataaatcagttatagaaactgttttatttaatcaggctaacagatcaacatccaggtccctaccaaatccaccattagcttgatcaattctataaaagtctatttaaattctgaaaactgtacaaatgttgttgttttccaccaaagaggcgggattagccaacgcagaatagtgacgtttgtctcttgttgatgacgtgtaggtcgcatgaatgtgacctgtccggtcagactgcagtcgcatgtgaaaataacggatatgcatcggatttaggaccacatatccaagcggcctgggtcgcatgtgaaaaaaatcggatctgtcgtGTTCCGATTTTCaataaatcggatacaggtcgcatatgggcaaaaaattcggatatgggtcgtttcagggtgcagtctgaacgtggtCATGCTGTCCTGCGTATGTGTCCTTTGCTTTTGTTCTGGTATGCCGTCCGTGCTCAGAGTTTACGCTCTTCTGTCGTCGTCCCCCCCCAAACATGCTTATTAATTCTGATCCAAGTGTGTGTCCTCCCTCTCCCTTTTCCTGGTTCTATCTAGTTATTTATTTTGCCTTTACTGTGTCACAAtcctgttatttctgatttatgtcATGGGCTTTGGAACGTAACCTTGAGCTTGAGAAAGGGacgaaatataaataaaactccttCCTCCTTTTTTCTGTACCTGTTCTGTTTGTCTTTTCTCTGGGCCTTCTTTCCAACCTTCTCAATAACCTTCCTtgtggcccccccccccccccccccccgttcttTTTTGTTCATTCTTTCTCTTCCTTCCTTTGCTGCTTTCTTTGCTACTGTGTTCTTCACTCATAGCCTGCTTTTCTTTCTCTGTATCTTTGGACCTTGTTTCTGTCACCAAGCTCACCAGCCATAGCgtgatgagctattgccatcacatGGTGTCCGTTATGTCTGTCCACAATTCAAAATATTGCTTCTCACGGAGTTTTTGATGGATTGAGTCTGATTGGAAGGTCTAATCAAACAAAACAGTCTGCACAAATGTTACTTCCTGggctcccccctcccttcccctcattaacaagttgctaattgGATTGGTTAATGAACTTTCAGAAAAGGTgcaactcctccctgagtttaatggattttgattcggattgttttgtttggaagaccaAATTGTTCTCCTGAAGAGCAGCTTGACTCATTATaaacaagtctggtttctcataatACGGCTGTGAACGACTGCTTCGCTGACGCTCTGGTTTTCTATCTGCCTGTCGTCTTTTTGTCTGCCATCTTTTTTCCCTCTTTGTTTTTCCTCCTTCTCAGTTAGATGTGCTGCTGTGATCAGGTCATTTTATTTAACTCTCATGGCTCTGCAGGCTCGACCCTGGAAGCCATCACTACCTGTGAGCTGTGCAAGGAGAAGCTGCACCTGAACATTGAGAACTTTGACATTAATGAGCTCTACAGGTCTCATGAGCGGGTAAGAGGAGCACAGTTTCACTGGACTGTCATCACATCTGTATACACTGACATCTCAATAAGAATCTCAATTTTGCTGTGTGTGTTGTAGTCGGAGTATGAGTTCATCACCTGTGGCCTTTACCTGGTGGTGCTGCTGCACCTGTGTGAGCAGAGGTTCTCCGACGTGCTGGGCGAGGTCAACGAAGCTGGGGTGAGAACCTTTTCCTGCTCCTAGAGACGCTGCTTCTCCGTCTCAGCACTTGGTGCACCTCCTGTTTACTGTACATTTAACAGCTTTTGAAATGTATGTTTGTTTTTTCCGAATCAAAGTCACGTTCTCCTCCTCTCTCGCTCAGTTTTTCAACTTGGCGAGAACTCTTGACGAACACATGGACAATCTTGAAAGTACGTTTTTGAACAATTTTCCTTTCCTTATTATTTTGATTCTTCAACATATATTTCAGACATTGGTACTATCAGACTtgctcagattaaaaaaaaataaacctgaTTAGACTGGGGGTAAGTACTGCTTCACCACACGGACAATACAACATGGatgggaccagtcaaaagtttgtacacccctactgtaatcattcataggtttttctggactttgtattttctacattttagaacaaaactgaagaaacactggaattatgtggaaaactgtgtttataaaaaaagaaaatgcttGAGATTTAGATCCTTCCAAGTGTCCAATGATTAGCTTGACGCGTTGAACACTATTagcatgcttttcaattaacaggtgtggctTGTCAAGAGATAATTAATGGAatttagttaataataataatagccctattctatccacaactgtagtaatccatattgcaTCAAGAACCActtgactaagtaaagagaaatgacatcattactttaaaacattaagtgGCTCTTTATTAATAAAGAAAAGCCATTGAATTAGGAGGcgtgtccaaacgtttgactggcACAGTACGTTTTGCTTTTCATAAATGAGGAATAAGCACTTTATTTTTCCAACAACAGCACAAACCA
It includes:
- the marchf7 gene encoding E3 ubiquitin-protein ligase MARCH7 isoform X2 translates to MDSKPRRLPFTVSSSSSLSSPSSSSALSAGRLYGRGSVLGRDSFSRGAVGKLDSDYQSTRTPGSSRDYSASESCHSRWKMSMSPSSSWSSSSSSSSTRCERPWAESSHGGRSKPVESERGLSSYSSLLSSAQDDESKRAKLSYKSRSVYSRTPSTASNTYSNISDPLWKESFSPLSWSSSSSSSSDDLWARRDVEKRTDSGLSGLGEASYRPTPLTSSPYHPERVTSTYAQGARPKESLYSSSRRENSTSSSRRLSSDYVPSSRRLVSDYQPSPRLSRDSTRNSTPLSDSFSHSSWSLSNFTPLSSSSSPPSSPAPVPNPTSEGGDSDGRSTTRRLLSRLFSRRSSQESSSALRSFDSGTEEAPPCEPQVAARERENSETELRSSWLSWNRCNPLFSRRRREGRDESARMDSHSSVHIPLASPDGARKTSSQEEAAEEDEEEEEEDDEVSEGATAAPPTRASGLSSLLHEAAHVPGRSPGVSRVMTGPLFRLPQHVIIGLDGLNRAEAQGKDKPAPSRDPERLRKIQESLLLEDSDEDEGDLCRICQMGETSSLNPLIEPCRCTGSLQYVHQDCIKKWLRSKISSGSTLEAITTCELCKEKLHLNIENFDINELYRSHERSEYEFITCGLYLVVLLHLCEQRFSDVLGEVNEAGFFNLARTLDEHMDNLENSYPEFDEVDAQNRPSIEFGDLEEEDDDYDEEEEEEF
- the marchf7 gene encoding E3 ubiquitin-protein ligase MARCH7 isoform X1, which gives rise to MDSKPRRLPFTVSSSSSLSSPSSSSALSAGRLYGRGSVLGRDSFSRGAVGKLDSDYQSTRTPGSSRDYSASESCHSRWKMSMSPSSSWSSSSSSSSTRCERPWAESSHGGRSKPVNVESERGLSSYSSLLSSAQDDESKRAKLSYKSRSVYSRTPSTASNTYSNISDPLWKESFSPLSWSSSSSSSSDDLWARRDVEKRTDSGLSGLGEASYRPTPLTSSPYHPERVTSTYAQGARPKESLYSSSRRENSTSSSRRLSSDYVPSSRRLVSDYQPSPRLSRDSTRNSTPLSDSFSHSSWSLSNFTPLSSSSSPPSSPAPVPNPTSEGGDSDGRSTTRRLLSRLFSRRSSQESSSALRSFDSGTEEAPPCEPQVAARERENSETELRSSWLSWNRCNPLFSRRRREGRDESARMDSHSSVHIPLASPDGARKTSSQEEAAEEDEEEEEEDDEVSEGATAAPPTRASGLSSLLHEAAHVPGRSPGVSRVMTGPLFRLPQHVIIGLDGLNRAEAQGKDKPAPSRDPERLRKIQESLLLEDSDEDEGDLCRICQMGETSSLNPLIEPCRCTGSLQYVHQDCIKKWLRSKISSGSTLEAITTCELCKEKLHLNIENFDINELYRSHERSEYEFITCGLYLVVLLHLCEQRFSDVLGEVNEAGFFNLARTLDEHMDNLENSYPEFDEVDAQNRPSIEFGDLEEEDDDYDEEEEEEF